A single region of the Kocuria rosea genome encodes:
- a CDS encoding MFS transporter, which produces MPVQPAAAAPERDRVPQQITVLIAAAFVIAIGYGIVAPVLPQFATTFGVGVAAASAVVSVFAVARLLFAPAGGRILNRIGERPTYVTGVLIVALSSAATAFAQTYWQLLLFRGLGGIGSVMFTISAMGLIVRLAPPRMRGRVSGYYASAFLVGGVLGPVVGGLLAGFGMQAPFLIYAVSLLVAVAVVHFRLKDEVLGAGADRRNQPVMTVAEARRVGAYRSALVSSFANGWTAHGIRVALVPLFAVAVLGAGPAVAGLALAVYAAGNAMTLPVTGRLTDRFGRRPLVLSGLVLNGVATMGLGLVQDVPWFVVLSLVAGMGSGTLNPGQQATVADVIGPDRAGGPVLARFQMSADAGQILGPVVAGALADAAGFGWAFGVSGAIMLLAAGAWLPVRDTMERPETPPVRGAGQ; this is translated from the coding sequence GTGCCTGTCCAGCCCGCCGCCGCCGCGCCCGAACGCGACCGCGTTCCCCAGCAGATCACGGTGCTCATCGCCGCCGCCTTCGTCATCGCGATCGGCTACGGCATCGTGGCCCCGGTGCTCCCCCAGTTCGCCACGACCTTCGGGGTGGGGGTGGCCGCGGCCTCGGCCGTGGTCAGCGTCTTCGCCGTGGCCCGCCTCCTCTTCGCGCCGGCGGGCGGGCGGATCCTGAACCGAATCGGCGAGCGCCCGACCTATGTGACCGGCGTGCTCATCGTCGCGCTGTCCTCCGCGGCCACCGCCTTCGCCCAGACCTACTGGCAGCTGCTGCTGTTCCGGGGCCTCGGCGGGATCGGCTCGGTGATGTTCACGATCTCGGCGATGGGGCTGATCGTGCGGCTGGCGCCGCCGCGGATGCGCGGGCGCGTCTCGGGCTACTACGCCTCTGCGTTCCTGGTGGGCGGGGTGCTCGGCCCCGTGGTCGGCGGCCTGCTCGCCGGCTTCGGCATGCAGGCGCCGTTCCTGATCTACGCGGTGTCGCTCCTGGTGGCCGTGGCCGTGGTGCACTTCCGGCTCAAGGACGAGGTGCTCGGCGCCGGCGCGGACCGCCGGAACCAGCCGGTGATGACCGTGGCCGAGGCGCGCCGGGTGGGGGCCTACCGCTCCGCCCTGGTCTCCAGCTTCGCCAACGGGTGGACCGCCCACGGGATCCGGGTGGCACTCGTGCCGCTGTTCGCGGTGGCCGTGCTGGGGGCCGGCCCGGCCGTGGCCGGCCTGGCCCTGGCGGTCTACGCCGCGGGCAACGCGATGACCCTCCCGGTCACCGGCCGGCTCACGGACCGGTTCGGGCGCAGGCCGCTCGTGCTCTCGGGCCTGGTGCTCAACGGGGTCGCGACCATGGGGCTGGGCCTGGTCCAGGACGTCCCGTGGTTCGTGGTCCTCTCGCTCGTGGCCGGGATGGGCTCCGGGACCCTGAACCCGGGCCAGCAGGCGACCGTGGCCGACGTCATCGGACCGGACCGGGCCGGCGGACCGGTGCTGGCCCGGTTCCAGATGAGCGCCGACGCCGGGCAGATCCTCGGCCCCGTGGTGGCCGGTGCGCTGGCGGACGCCGCGGGCTTCGGCTGGGCCTTCGGGGTCTCCGGGGCGATCATGCTGCTGGCCGCCGGGGCGTGGCTGCCGGTGCGGGACACGATGGAGCGGCCCGAGACCCCGCCCGTGCGCGGCGCCGGGCAGTAG
- the smc gene encoding chromosome segregation protein SMC, producing the protein MHLKTLTVRGFKSFASATTFEFEPGVTAVVGPNGSGKSNVVDALAWVMGEQGAKSLRGGKMEDVIFAGTAGRAPLGRAHVSLTIDNADGALPIEYSEVTISRTLFRSGGSEYAINGRPCRLLDIQELLSDSGLGREMHVIVGQGQLDRILHATPEERRGFVEEASGVLKHRRRKERTLRKLEAMQANLDRLEDLTAEIRRQLTPLGRQARTARRAQRIQHDVRDARARLLADDLVQARTSLAVDEDAERRLRAERAEAEQALDTGRARQADVEARAAEATPALNTARDTWYQLTAVQERYRSLASLAAERRRLLGSAAEPADPGRDPDRLDAQAARTREEQHQLLEQVEDAVDALAEAIQEREDAEAAARDQDGVVTGLLRAAADRREGTARLTGAVAAARSRVEAAENELSRLHTTHADAGRRRVQAGAEADSLALAAQDAAGAAERARARHEQDAEAAAGARAAAREAEAAAQELLRAHDAQRARAETLRAALRQPDGSAAVLDGHADAVLGAVVDLVDVEPGWERAVTAAMGPFAEALAVRSHGAAVSVFESLRADGVGRVHLLVAAGAPERSGPAPALPDRPGVRPAAAVLRDGEGAGPGDDDARRGAAAVRALLAATVLTEDAATAARIVADRPELTAVTRGGDVFTGSSAWGGAAEAAGTLETRAAAEAAEAERAELGAALDRARAASGAAAAARDTARRAAEETAGLLRAAERTADRAASELSRVRAVLDSAEAETRRYDEQVAAAREHLAREQERLREAAERLGAAEEHGEEDTETVQLEAAARRDELHRAATTARTAETEARLALRSLEEQARALGNRAASQERAAAAERRAREEAERRARRRRIQARNAEAVLAGAEQLLELVAASAAVAAAERDRAEAVRAGLDAELTDLRAANDRLAARLAGLTDSVHRDELARTQQRARIQALEDRSLEELGLTPDALVEHYGPHLLIPDPDLDPGAGAGSDRAPGAPQDDAPAAAEDGQDALFGVASGDPAEAAGGAPYVRAQQEARLRRAEKELASLGRVNPLALEEFAALEERHRFLAEQLEDLKRSRQDLRSIIRDVDEHVERVFAEAYADTAREFEGVFATLFPGGEGRLRLTDPTDMLSTGIDVEARPAGKKIKRLSLLSGGERSLTAIALLVAIFKARPSPFYVMDEVEAALDDRNLGRLLSIFRQLQETSQLIIITHQKRTMEIADALYGVAMRGDGVTTVIGQRLAELR; encoded by the coding sequence GTGCACCTGAAGACCCTGACCGTGCGGGGGTTCAAGTCCTTCGCCTCGGCCACCACCTTCGAGTTCGAGCCCGGGGTCACCGCCGTCGTCGGCCCCAACGGCTCGGGCAAGTCCAACGTGGTGGACGCCCTGGCGTGGGTCATGGGGGAGCAGGGCGCGAAGTCCCTGCGCGGCGGGAAGATGGAGGACGTCATCTTCGCCGGCACCGCCGGCCGGGCCCCGCTCGGCCGGGCCCACGTGTCGCTGACCATCGACAACGCCGACGGCGCCCTGCCCATCGAGTACTCCGAGGTCACGATCTCGCGCACGCTCTTCCGCTCGGGGGGCTCCGAGTACGCGATCAACGGCCGGCCGTGCCGGCTGCTCGACATCCAGGAGCTGCTCTCCGACTCCGGGCTCGGCCGGGAGATGCACGTCATCGTGGGCCAGGGCCAGCTCGACCGCATCCTGCACGCCACCCCGGAGGAGCGCCGCGGCTTCGTCGAGGAGGCGTCCGGGGTCCTCAAGCACCGGCGCCGCAAGGAGCGGACGCTGCGCAAGCTCGAGGCGATGCAGGCCAACCTCGACCGGCTCGAGGACCTCACCGCCGAGATCCGCCGCCAGCTCACCCCGCTGGGACGGCAGGCCAGGACGGCCCGGCGTGCCCAGCGGATCCAGCACGACGTCCGCGACGCCCGCGCCCGGCTGCTGGCCGACGACCTCGTGCAGGCCCGCACGAGCCTCGCCGTCGACGAGGACGCCGAGCGCCGGCTGCGCGCCGAGCGCGCCGAGGCCGAGCAGGCCCTCGACACCGGCCGCGCCCGGCAGGCCGACGTCGAGGCGCGCGCCGCCGAGGCGACCCCCGCCCTGAACACCGCGCGGGACACGTGGTACCAGCTCACCGCCGTGCAGGAGCGCTACCGGTCCCTCGCCTCGCTCGCCGCCGAGCGGCGCCGGCTGCTCGGGTCCGCGGCCGAGCCCGCGGACCCGGGGCGGGACCCGGACCGGCTCGACGCCCAGGCGGCCCGCACCCGCGAGGAGCAGCACCAGCTCCTCGAGCAGGTCGAGGACGCCGTCGACGCCCTCGCCGAGGCCATCCAGGAGCGCGAGGACGCGGAGGCCGCGGCGCGCGACCAGGACGGCGTGGTCACCGGTCTGCTCCGGGCGGCCGCCGACCGCCGGGAGGGCACGGCCCGGCTCACCGGCGCGGTCGCGGCGGCCCGCTCCCGGGTCGAGGCGGCCGAGAACGAACTCTCCCGCCTGCACACCACCCACGCGGACGCCGGGCGGCGCCGGGTGCAGGCCGGCGCCGAGGCGGACAGCCTGGCGCTCGCGGCCCAGGACGCGGCCGGCGCCGCCGAACGGGCCCGCGCCCGCCACGAGCAGGACGCCGAGGCCGCCGCCGGCGCCCGCGCCGCCGCTCGGGAGGCCGAGGCCGCGGCCCAGGAGCTGCTGCGCGCCCACGACGCCCAGCGCGCCCGCGCCGAGACCCTGCGCGCCGCCCTGCGCCAGCCCGACGGCTCCGCGGCGGTCCTCGACGGGCACGCCGACGCCGTGCTCGGCGCCGTCGTCGACCTCGTCGACGTCGAGCCCGGCTGGGAGCGGGCGGTCACCGCCGCCATGGGCCCCTTCGCCGAGGCCCTCGCCGTGCGCTCCCACGGCGCGGCCGTCTCCGTCTTCGAGTCCCTGCGCGCCGACGGCGTGGGCCGGGTGCACCTGCTGGTGGCCGCCGGCGCCCCGGAACGGTCCGGCCCCGCCCCGGCGCTCCCCGACCGTCCCGGGGTCCGGCCCGCCGCCGCGGTGCTGCGGGACGGCGAGGGCGCCGGCCCGGGCGACGACGACGCGCGGCGCGGAGCGGCCGCCGTCCGGGCCCTGCTGGCCGCGACCGTGCTCACGGAGGACGCCGCCACGGCCGCCCGGATCGTGGCCGACCGGCCCGAGCTGACGGCCGTCACCCGGGGCGGCGACGTGTTCACGGGCAGCAGCGCCTGGGGCGGCGCCGCGGAGGCGGCCGGCACGCTCGAGACCCGCGCCGCGGCCGAGGCCGCCGAGGCGGAGCGGGCCGAGCTGGGCGCGGCCCTCGACCGGGCGCGGGCCGCCTCCGGCGCGGCGGCCGCGGCGCGGGACACCGCCCGCCGGGCCGCCGAGGAGACCGCGGGGCTGCTGCGCGCCGCCGAGCGCACGGCGGACCGGGCCGCGTCCGAGCTCTCCCGGGTCCGGGCCGTGCTGGACTCGGCCGAGGCGGAGACCCGGCGCTACGACGAGCAGGTCGCGGCCGCGCGGGAGCACCTGGCCCGGGAGCAGGAGCGGCTGCGCGAGGCCGCCGAGCGGCTCGGGGCCGCCGAGGAGCACGGCGAGGAGGACACCGAGACCGTCCAGCTCGAGGCCGCCGCCCGCCGCGACGAGCTGCACCGGGCCGCCACGACGGCCCGCACCGCGGAGACGGAGGCCCGGCTCGCCCTGCGCTCCCTCGAGGAGCAGGCCCGGGCCCTCGGCAACCGGGCCGCGTCCCAGGAGCGGGCCGCCGCCGCCGAGCGCCGGGCGCGGGAGGAGGCGGAGCGGCGGGCCCGGCGCCGCCGGATCCAGGCCCGCAACGCCGAGGCGGTGCTCGCCGGCGCCGAGCAGCTGCTCGAGCTCGTGGCGGCGTCCGCGGCGGTCGCCGCCGCGGAGCGGGACCGGGCCGAGGCCGTCCGCGCCGGGCTGGACGCGGAGCTGACGGACCTGCGCGCCGCCAACGACCGGCTCGCCGCGCGGCTCGCCGGGCTCACCGACTCCGTGCACCGGGACGAGCTGGCCCGCACCCAGCAGCGCGCCCGGATCCAGGCCCTGGAGGACCGCTCCCTCGAGGAGCTGGGGCTCACCCCGGACGCGCTCGTGGAGCACTACGGACCGCACCTGCTGATCCCCGACCCCGACCTCGACCCCGGCGCCGGCGCCGGCTCCGACCGCGCCCCCGGGGCGCCGCAGGACGACGCGCCGGCGGCGGCCGAGGACGGCCAGGACGCCCTGTTCGGCGTCGCGTCCGGCGACCCGGCCGAGGCCGCGGGAGGCGCCCCCTACGTGCGCGCCCAGCAGGAGGCGCGGCTGCGCCGGGCCGAGAAGGAGCTCGCCTCCCTGGGGCGGGTGAACCCGCTGGCGCTGGAGGAGTTCGCCGCCCTCGAGGAGCGCCACCGCTTCCTGGCCGAGCAGCTCGAGGACCTCAAGCGCTCCCGGCAGGACCTGCGCAGCATCATCCGCGACGTCGACGAGCACGTGGAGCGCGTCTTCGCGGAGGCCTACGCCGACACCGCCCGGGAGTTCGAGGGCGTCTTCGCCACCCTGTTCCCGGGCGGGGAGGGCCGGCTGCGCCTCACCGACCCCACGGACATGCTCAGCACCGGGATCGACGTGGAGGCGCGCCCGGCCGGCAAGAAGATCAAGCGGCTGTCCCTGCTCTCCGGCGGGGAGCGGTCGCTGACGGCGATCGCGCTGCTCGTGGCGATCTTCAAGGCCCGCCCCTCGCCCTTCTACGTCATGGACGAGGTCGAGGCGGCCCTCGACGACCGCAACCTCGGTCGGCTGCTGAGCATCTTCCGCCAGCTGCAGGAGACCTCGCAGCTGATCATCATCACCCACCAGAAGCGGACCATGGAGATCGCCGACGCCCTCTACGGGGTCGCGATGCGCGGGGACGGCGTGACCACCGTGATCGGGCAGCGGCTCGCCGAGCTGCGCTGA
- a CDS encoding 3-oxoacyl-ACP synthase III produces the protein MTGNSSIRHRNAALLAITKVEADEVVPSSHADEVLADTFARLKMPKGLLERLAGVNERRVWAPGRHFTDGAVEAGEAALARAGVRPDQVGLLINASVTRDGYEPAVSVSVHHRLGLAPSALNFDVTNACLGFVNGLTIASTMIDAGAIDYAVVVAGEDPTPWHRETYERLQGPDVTRADVVREFATLTLGCGAAAAVVGPADRHPEGHRIAGSVTRSATEHHGLCIGGFDGMYTDATGLLKHGVGLLADAWHDAHEDGWDWADMDRYIGHQVSMSHTNKLFQDVGIDPEKFPLTFPFWGNVAAAALPMTLALEAERLRPDERVLLLGVGSGLNATYMEIDW, from the coding sequence TTGACCGGTAATTCCTCGATCCGTCACCGCAACGCCGCCCTCCTGGCCATCACCAAGGTCGAGGCGGACGAGGTGGTGCCCTCGTCCCACGCCGACGAGGTCCTGGCGGACACGTTCGCCCGGCTGAAGATGCCGAAGGGCCTGCTCGAGCGGCTCGCGGGCGTCAACGAGCGGCGCGTCTGGGCCCCCGGGCGCCACTTCACCGACGGCGCCGTGGAGGCGGGCGAGGCGGCCCTCGCCCGCGCGGGCGTGCGCCCGGACCAGGTGGGGCTCCTGATCAACGCCTCGGTGACCCGCGACGGCTACGAGCCCGCGGTCTCGGTGTCCGTGCACCACCGGCTCGGCCTGGCCCCCTCCGCCCTGAACTTCGACGTCACCAACGCGTGCCTGGGCTTCGTCAACGGGCTCACGATCGCGTCCACGATGATCGACGCGGGCGCGATCGACTACGCCGTCGTCGTCGCCGGCGAGGACCCGACCCCCTGGCACCGCGAGACGTACGAGCGGCTGCAGGGCCCGGACGTGACCCGGGCGGACGTGGTGCGCGAGTTCGCCACCCTGACCCTCGGCTGCGGCGCGGCCGCCGCCGTGGTCGGCCCCGCCGACCGGCACCCGGAGGGCCACCGCATCGCGGGGTCCGTGACCCGGTCCGCGACCGAGCACCACGGGCTGTGCATCGGGGGCTTCGACGGCATGTACACCGACGCCACGGGGCTGCTCAAGCACGGCGTGGGACTGCTCGCGGACGCGTGGCACGACGCGCACGAGGACGGCTGGGACTGGGCGGACATGGACCGCTACATCGGCCACCAGGTTTCCATGTCCCACACCAACAAGCTGTTCCAGGACGTCGGGATCGACCCGGAGAAGTTCCCCCTGACCTTCCCGTTCTGGGGCAACGTCGCGGCCGCCGCGCTGCCGATGACCCTCGCCCTGGAGGCCGAGCGGCTCCGGCCCGACGAGCGCGTGCTGCTGCTCGGCGTGGGCTCCGGGCTCAACGCGACCTACATGGAGATCGACTGGTGA
- a CDS encoding alpha/beta fold hydrolase: MTEVPLPGVDPAWSRTVTVASTAPVEPVPGRRRRWHVLDNAASLEAAGLTPRGTVLAVHGNPTWSYLWRDVLAAGTDPANPWRVIAVDQLDMGFSERTGLFRRLDDRVRDLGDLTAELGLDASEAPVVTLAHDWGGLVSSGWALEHQDVHRATILTNTAVHHDNAERIPASLRLALAPAAHGLLTERTTSFLDVALALAEPSLSREVRAAYRAPYATRARREAIRNFVADIPAAPDHPSHARYEQIAAGVAAREVPALLLWGIGDPVFQERYLQDLVRRMPHADVHRYEGALHLLPEDRDVATPVMAWLADRFGPGPRRRELHLQRRAVSRGEHVPFPAELDARRADLGLAVVDMAPASGDAGAGAHAAPVRASLSWAELADRVDRLAAGLTGIGVRPGDRVSLMVPPGSDLTALLYACLRIGAVVVVADSGLGPKGLTRALRGAAPAWLVGIRRALVAGRALGWPGTRISLEALDPVSRRALGVAHDVPALLDSAPRADLPAPDPDADAAVLFTSGSTGPAKGVVYTHRQLSAMRDAVRGTYGLAAGTGLVAGFAPFALLGPAMGTTSVTPDMDVTAPKTLTARALADAASAIQATAVFLSPAAIANVLATRHELDEGQRRALELVELVLSAGAPLPEPLLEQLQELVPAATLHTPYGMTEGLPLTDVTLGTIRQAGLDSAGSAVAGAGNGVCVGTAVHGAELGVTALGPDGVPDDGITTEPGVTGEIVARAPHVKDRYDRLWHTEHLSTQLPGWHRTGDVGHFDAAGRLWVEGRLAHVIVSAGGVLTPVAAEHAARTVPGVGRTAVVGVGPAGTQVPVAVVETVPAAPRPGPADPLLSGAVRAAVREATGLDLAAVLVVPEHPTDIRHNSKIDRALLAGWAEHALAGGRIRNP, encoded by the coding sequence ATGACGGAGGTCCCCCTGCCCGGGGTGGACCCGGCGTGGTCCCGCACGGTCACGGTGGCCTCGACGGCCCCCGTGGAGCCGGTCCCCGGCCGGCGGCGCCGCTGGCACGTCCTCGACAACGCGGCCTCCCTGGAGGCCGCCGGCCTCACCCCGCGGGGCACGGTCCTCGCCGTGCACGGCAACCCCACCTGGTCCTACCTGTGGCGCGACGTGCTGGCCGCCGGGACGGACCCCGCGAACCCCTGGCGGGTGATCGCCGTGGACCAGCTCGACATGGGGTTCTCCGAGCGGACCGGGCTCTTCCGCCGCCTCGACGACCGGGTCCGCGATCTGGGCGACCTCACGGCCGAGCTCGGCCTGGACGCGAGCGAGGCCCCCGTGGTGACCCTCGCCCACGACTGGGGCGGGCTCGTGTCCTCCGGCTGGGCCCTGGAGCACCAGGACGTCCACCGCGCCACGATCCTCACCAACACCGCCGTCCACCACGACAACGCCGAGCGGATCCCCGCCTCGCTGCGGCTGGCACTGGCCCCGGCCGCGCACGGGCTGCTCACCGAGCGGACCACGAGCTTCCTCGACGTGGCCCTGGCACTGGCGGAGCCGTCCCTGTCCCGCGAGGTGCGGGCGGCCTACCGGGCGCCCTACGCCACGCGCGCCCGGCGGGAGGCGATCCGCAACTTCGTGGCCGACATCCCAGCCGCCCCGGACCACCCCTCGCACGCCCGCTACGAGCAGATCGCCGCCGGCGTGGCCGCCCGCGAGGTCCCCGCCCTGCTGCTGTGGGGCATCGGCGACCCCGTGTTCCAGGAGCGCTACCTGCAGGACCTCGTGCGCCGCATGCCGCACGCCGACGTCCACCGCTACGAGGGAGCCCTGCACCTGCTGCCCGAGGACCGGGACGTCGCGACGCCGGTGATGGCCTGGCTCGCGGACCGCTTCGGCCCCGGCCCCCGCCGCCGCGAGCTGCACCTGCAGCGGCGCGCCGTCTCCCGCGGCGAGCACGTCCCCTTCCCCGCGGAGCTCGACGCGCGGCGGGCCGACCTCGGCCTCGCCGTCGTGGACATGGCCCCCGCCTCCGGGGACGCGGGCGCGGGGGCGCACGCGGCCCCGGTGCGGGCGAGCCTGAGCTGGGCGGAGCTCGCCGACCGCGTGGACCGCCTCGCCGCGGGGCTCACCGGCATCGGGGTGCGCCCCGGGGACCGCGTGAGCCTCATGGTGCCGCCGGGCTCCGACCTCACCGCGCTGCTCTACGCGTGCCTGCGCATCGGCGCCGTCGTCGTCGTGGCGGACTCCGGGCTCGGCCCCAAGGGCCTCACCCGGGCGCTGCGGGGGGCCGCCCCGGCCTGGCTCGTGGGCATCCGCAGGGCGCTCGTCGCCGGCCGGGCCCTCGGCTGGCCGGGCACCCGGATCTCGCTCGAGGCCCTCGACCCCGTGTCCCGCCGGGCCCTCGGCGTGGCGCACGACGTCCCCGCACTGCTGGACTCGGCACCGCGCGCCGACCTGCCCGCCCCGGACCCGGACGCGGACGCCGCGGTGCTGTTCACCTCCGGGTCCACGGGCCCTGCCAAGGGCGTCGTCTACACCCACCGCCAGCTCTCCGCCATGCGGGACGCCGTGCGCGGCACGTACGGGCTCGCCGCCGGCACGGGGCTCGTGGCGGGCTTCGCGCCCTTCGCGCTGCTGGGACCCGCCATGGGCACCACGTCCGTGACCCCGGACATGGACGTGACCGCGCCGAAGACCCTCACCGCCCGCGCCCTGGCCGACGCCGCCTCGGCCATCCAGGCCACGGCCGTGTTCCTCTCCCCCGCGGCGATCGCCAACGTCCTCGCGACCCGGCACGAGCTCGACGAGGGGCAGCGGCGGGCGCTCGAGCTCGTGGAGCTCGTGCTCTCGGCCGGGGCACCCCTCCCGGAGCCGCTCCTGGAGCAGCTGCAGGAACTCGTACCCGCGGCGACGCTGCACACCCCCTACGGGATGACCGAGGGGCTGCCCCTCACGGACGTGACCCTCGGGACCATCCGGCAGGCCGGCCTGGACAGCGCGGGATCCGCCGTGGCCGGCGCCGGCAACGGCGTGTGCGTGGGCACCGCCGTGCACGGCGCCGAGCTGGGGGTCACCGCCCTGGGCCCGGACGGCGTCCCCGACGACGGGATCACCACCGAGCCCGGGGTCACCGGCGAGATCGTCGCCCGCGCCCCGCACGTCAAGGACCGCTACGACAGGCTCTGGCACACGGAGCACCTCAGCACCCAGCTGCCCGGCTGGCACCGCACCGGGGACGTCGGGCACTTCGACGCCGCCGGGCGGCTGTGGGTCGAGGGCCGCCTCGCCCACGTCATCGTCTCCGCCGGCGGCGTGCTGACGCCGGTCGCCGCGGAGCACGCGGCCCGGACCGTGCCCGGCGTCGGCCGCACCGCCGTCGTCGGGGTCGGCCCGGCGGGCACGCAGGTGCCCGTGGCCGTCGTGGAGACCGTCCCGGCGGCCCCGCGCCCGGGCCCCGCCGACCCGCTGCTCTCCGGTGCCGTGCGCGCCGCCGTGCGCGAGGCCACGGGCCTGGACCTCGCGGCCGTGCTCGTGGTCCCCGAGCACCCCACCGACATCCGGCACAACTCCAAGATCGACCGAGCCCTGCTGGCCGGATGGGCGGAGCACGCCCTGGCCGGAGGAAGGATCAGGAACCCGTGA
- the ftsY gene encoding signal recognition particle-docking protein FtsY, whose translation MDSIPVLAYVLIAVVVLGLLGLVLLRGPKAPRGGYPSTRDPDDLEGGPVAAPGDLEPGTAPVPPADTRPALDRPESAASRMARLRGRLARSNNVFGKGLLALLSRDRIDQDVWDEIEETLLLADLGTDSSMALVEALQRRVKVEGTNDPAHVKAMLRDELLALVDPSMDRSLAVERKGPVPAVVLVVGVNGVGKTTTVGKLARVLVAEEKDVVLGAADTFRAAAADQLSTWGARVGVPTVRSHVEGADPASVAYDAVTAGIEHEVDVVMIDTAGRLQNKAGLMDQLGKIKRVVEKAAAVDEVLLVIDATTGQNGMTQARVFAEVVDVTGIVLTKLDGTAKGGIVVAIQKSLGVPVKLIGLGEGPDDLAPFEPESFVDALLD comes from the coding sequence GTGGATTCGATACCCGTTCTCGCATACGTGCTCATCGCCGTCGTGGTCCTCGGTCTGCTCGGGCTGGTCCTGCTGCGGGGGCCCAAGGCGCCCCGCGGCGGCTACCCCTCCACCCGGGACCCCGACGACCTCGAGGGCGGCCCCGTCGCGGCCCCCGGGGACCTGGAGCCCGGCACCGCTCCGGTCCCGCCCGCCGACACCCGGCCGGCCCTCGACCGCCCCGAGTCCGCCGCGTCCCGGATGGCGCGGCTGCGCGGGCGGCTGGCCAGGTCCAACAACGTCTTCGGCAAGGGCCTGCTGGCCCTGCTCTCGCGCGACCGCATCGACCAGGACGTGTGGGACGAGATCGAGGAGACGCTGCTGCTCGCCGACCTCGGCACCGACTCGTCCATGGCCCTCGTCGAGGCCCTCCAGCGCCGGGTCAAGGTCGAGGGCACCAACGACCCCGCCCACGTGAAGGCCATGCTCCGGGACGAGCTCCTCGCGCTGGTCGACCCGTCGATGGACCGGTCCCTGGCCGTGGAGCGCAAGGGGCCGGTCCCCGCCGTCGTCCTCGTGGTGGGCGTCAACGGCGTGGGCAAGACCACCACCGTGGGCAAGCTCGCGCGCGTGCTCGTCGCCGAGGAGAAGGACGTGGTGCTCGGCGCCGCGGACACCTTCCGCGCCGCGGCCGCCGACCAGCTCTCCACCTGGGGCGCCCGCGTGGGCGTGCCCACCGTGCGCTCGCACGTCGAGGGCGCCGACCCCGCCTCGGTGGCCTACGACGCCGTGACCGCCGGCATCGAGCACGAGGTGGACGTCGTGATGATCGACACCGCCGGCCGGCTCCAGAACAAGGCGGGGCTGATGGACCAGCTCGGGAAGATCAAGCGGGTCGTGGAGAAGGCCGCCGCGGTCGACGAGGTGCTGCTCGTCATCGACGCGACCACCGGGCAGAACGGCATGACCCAGGCGCGGGTCTTCGCCGAGGTGGTCGACGTCACCGGCATCGTCCTCACCAAGCTGGACGGCACCGCCAAGGGCGGCATCGTGGTCGCCATCCAGAAGAGCCTCGGGGTGCCGGTCAAGCTCATCGGCCTCGGCGAGGGACCCGACGACCTCGCGCCCTTCGAGCCCGAGAGCTTCGTGGACGCCCTGCTCGACTGA